A region of Vibrio chagasii DNA encodes the following proteins:
- a CDS encoding S8 family peptidase, translated as MKHGYRLTTLALAIIASAHATASTVKEDGVTPQIVNSPFIQDVKGTIVEDYSKQTIQPSLFSMRMMSSADSQRGDWFNLSASYTRLQGVGSDVVYDYLMPPLKPEPVIVAVLDSGVDVEHEDLKNKLWTNKGEIPDNGIDDDGNGYIDDIHGWNFLGNSLGINVDQDTLEVTREYKKYLKLKENGHWIPRKKRKYYEGVESDYLSSLKDDQDVLNRVTTAIDQANEYKEEILQYVDQKDFSTNGLKTLLDNENASVVAAAQGLLNLFESWYSFEYLESRRSRYQDSLDFHLNLDLDTRRDIVLDDINNPWEKGYGNNDVKGPVGSHGTHVAGIIAAERGNFIGIDGVADHAQIMAVRMVPNGDERDKDIANAVRYAVDNGAKIINMSFGKSYSPRKYIVDHAFRYAAHKGVLIVHSAGNSRNDNDIKPSFPNRYAKHYRSKPISTWLDVGASAKYADQSLVASFSNFGQESVDVFAPGYRILSTTPGNTYGSKSGTSMAAPVVSGIAALVWSRYPDLTVKELKSLLMNESKAYPELLVKKPSSPTDLVPFTTLSISGSVVDAEAIFTELETR; from the coding sequence ATGAAACACGGATACCGACTTACTACTCTCGCTTTAGCTATCATAGCTTCCGCACACGCCACCGCTTCAACAGTTAAAGAAGACGGCGTTACACCGCAGATTGTCAATTCACCTTTCATACAAGACGTAAAAGGTACGATTGTTGAAGATTACTCTAAGCAAACCATTCAACCATCTTTGTTCTCAATGAGAATGATGAGCTCTGCTGATTCACAGCGCGGCGATTGGTTCAATCTATCTGCGAGCTACACAAGGCTTCAAGGCGTAGGTTCTGACGTGGTATATGACTACCTTATGCCACCACTAAAGCCAGAGCCAGTGATCGTGGCTGTGCTTGATTCGGGCGTTGATGTGGAACATGAAGACCTCAAAAACAAACTTTGGACGAACAAAGGCGAGATCCCAGATAACGGTATTGATGATGACGGCAATGGTTACATCGATGATATTCACGGATGGAACTTTCTCGGAAACTCTTTAGGAATTAACGTTGATCAAGATACATTAGAGGTCACACGAGAATACAAGAAATACCTGAAACTTAAAGAAAATGGACATTGGATTCCGCGTAAAAAGCGTAAGTACTATGAAGGCGTAGAGTCTGACTACCTCTCCTCTTTAAAAGACGACCAAGATGTGTTAAATCGTGTCACTACAGCGATTGACCAAGCCAACGAATACAAAGAAGAGATTCTACAATACGTTGATCAGAAAGACTTTTCGACTAATGGTTTAAAAACGCTATTAGATAACGAAAACGCTAGCGTTGTTGCAGCGGCGCAAGGTCTTCTTAACCTATTTGAATCTTGGTACTCATTTGAATATTTGGAATCTCGCCGTAGCCGCTATCAAGACTCTTTAGACTTCCATTTAAATCTTGATCTCGATACTCGTCGCGACATTGTTCTAGATGACATCAATAACCCTTGGGAAAAAGGCTACGGTAACAACGATGTTAAGGGGCCTGTTGGCTCTCACGGCACTCACGTAGCTGGTATCATCGCTGCTGAACGCGGCAACTTTATTGGTATCGATGGTGTTGCGGACCATGCTCAGATAATGGCAGTGCGTATGGTGCCAAATGGGGATGAGCGAGACAAAGACATTGCCAACGCTGTTCGTTACGCTGTCGATAATGGCGCAAAGATCATTAACATGAGTTTTGGTAAAAGCTACTCACCTCGCAAGTACATCGTTGACCATGCATTCCGCTATGCCGCTCATAAAGGTGTGCTGATTGTTCACTCTGCGGGTAATAGCCGTAACGACAACGACATCAAACCAAGCTTTCCTAACCGCTATGCTAAGCACTACCGTTCAAAGCCTATCTCAACATGGTTAGATGTAGGTGCATCTGCAAAATACGCAGATCAAAGTTTAGTCGCAAGCTTCAGTAACTTCGGTCAAGAGTCAGTCGATGTATTTGCTCCTGGATATCGCATATTATCAACAACACCGGGTAACACTTACGGTTCGAAAAGTGGCACTAGCATGGCAGCACCTGTAGTTTCGGGTATCGCGGCATTAGTATGGTCTCGTTACCCTGATCTAACAGTGAAAGAGCTGAAATCGCTATTAATGAACGAATCAAAAGCCTATCCAGAATTGCTTGTTAAAAAGCCTTCTAGCCCGACAGATTTAGTGCCTTTCACCACCCTATCGATTTCCGGAAGCGTGGTTGACGCTGAAGCGATATTCACAGAGTTAGAAACACGCTAA
- a CDS encoding GNAT family N-acetyltransferase: protein MKIKIDDLSGGEVIRLLEEHLADMYATSPPESVHALDLDALRSPEITFFSAWKDSQLLGCVAIKELDAQNAELKSMRTSQFARNTGVASKLLQHVLDTASNRQYQRISLETGSEEYFKPARNLYEKFGFGYCEPFADYELDPYSQFMSIELR from the coding sequence ATGAAAATAAAAATTGATGATTTGTCAGGCGGAGAGGTAATTCGGCTATTAGAAGAGCACTTAGCGGACATGTATGCAACGTCGCCACCAGAAAGCGTGCATGCACTCGATCTTGATGCTTTGAGATCACCAGAGATTACGTTTTTCAGTGCATGGAAAGACAGTCAATTATTGGGTTGTGTGGCTATTAAAGAGTTGGATGCCCAAAATGCCGAGCTTAAATCGATGCGAACTTCTCAGTTTGCTCGTAATACCGGAGTGGCGAGCAAACTCTTGCAGCACGTTCTGGATACTGCTTCTAACCGCCAATATCAAAGAATAAGCTTGGAAACAGGTTCTGAGGAATACTTCAAGCCTGCGCGCAATCTATACGAGAAGTTTGGCTTTGGATACTGTGAACCCTTTGCGGATTATGAATTAGATCCTTACAGCCAGTTTATGAGTATCGAATTGCGCTAA
- a CDS encoding sensor domain-containing diguanylate cyclase — MSIQLDLTTALPCQNFDSAQGYITLQDHQVIDVDDNIATLFGYDDRESLLKNVDFVYSMVPESYHGALRERYLTAIKGQLQKGKLYKDVPINGRTLSLFSLAHVIKLNDRPALRVMIIDITSVVASERKHQEKDHMYRTLLKSSKQGVLIHQNFKPLMVNQAWVEMQGADSIEQVLAMDSVISIIPPDNRVSALKRSQSIMAGHTPSFSSVVKNRCLDGSKKYFNIYDNIIYWEGEKAIQVVVEDVTSKVALEKELIHRALHDDLTQVLTRQAVYDWLKKPTNAQTNMSCLLLDIDDFKNVNDQFGHSVGDTVIRTLAAIIKKHVKALNGVVGRWGGEEFIVFFPKSVTCHATALSTAESQARIVGERICEEFRNHQFIGFNRKKFKTSVSIGITDSCVVRTTRSLNTLIRVTDEALYKAKANGKDRVSLNPEGACVEPS; from the coding sequence ATGAGTATCCAATTAGACTTAACGACAGCCTTACCTTGCCAGAACTTCGATTCTGCCCAAGGCTACATTACCCTCCAGGATCATCAGGTCATTGATGTCGACGATAATATAGCGACCCTATTTGGTTACGATGACCGAGAGTCGCTATTAAAGAATGTCGATTTCGTTTATTCCATGGTACCAGAGAGTTACCATGGCGCTCTTCGTGAACGTTACCTCACAGCCATTAAAGGCCAGCTTCAGAAAGGCAAACTGTATAAGGACGTACCTATCAATGGGCGTACTCTATCCCTATTTAGCCTAGCGCACGTTATTAAACTCAATGACCGCCCTGCTCTTCGAGTCATGATCATCGATATCACATCTGTAGTTGCCTCTGAACGTAAACACCAAGAGAAAGACCACATGTATCGCACTCTACTGAAGAGTTCGAAACAAGGTGTACTCATTCATCAGAACTTCAAACCACTAATGGTTAACCAGGCTTGGGTCGAAATGCAGGGAGCTGATTCAATAGAGCAAGTGCTAGCTATGGACTCTGTTATCTCAATCATCCCGCCCGACAATCGAGTCAGCGCGCTAAAACGTAGCCAGAGTATTATGGCCGGTCACACTCCGAGTTTTAGTTCAGTGGTCAAAAACCGTTGCCTTGATGGAAGCAAAAAATACTTCAATATTTACGACAACATCATCTATTGGGAAGGTGAAAAAGCAATTCAAGTAGTGGTCGAAGATGTCACTAGTAAAGTCGCACTAGAAAAAGAGTTAATTCATCGTGCACTTCACGATGACCTTACGCAGGTATTAACTCGTCAGGCGGTTTATGACTGGCTAAAAAAACCGACCAACGCCCAAACTAATATGTCTTGCTTGCTACTCGATATTGATGACTTCAAAAACGTGAACGACCAATTTGGACATAGCGTCGGTGACACTGTCATTCGAACACTCGCAGCCATCATCAAGAAGCATGTCAAAGCTCTAAATGGCGTTGTTGGCCGCTGGGGTGGTGAAGAGTTTATCGTGTTCTTCCCAAAATCTGTTACATGCCACGCAACCGCACTGTCTACGGCAGAGTCTCAAGCAAGAATTGTAGGTGAACGTATCTGTGAAGAATTTCGAAACCATCAGTTTATCGGTTTTAACCGGAAAAAATTCAAAACAAGCGTCAGTATTGGTATTACCGACAGCTGTGTCGTTCGTACCACTCGCTCCCTCAACACGCTCATCAGAGTAACGGATGAAGCGCTTTATAAAGCGAAAGCTAATGGTAAAGACAGAGTGTCATTAAACCCTGAAGGCGCTTGTGTAGAACCTAGCTAA
- a CDS encoding class I SAM-dependent methyltransferase, with protein MSANALYTDLSGYYDLMCVDIDYKAQSHCVRRLHQIFGNEGKTHLDLGCGTGPHVRHFIDYGYQSNGLDLNQPMLDIAQVRCPEANFSVQNMSNFEVSEPFDLITCFLYSIHYNDGIEKLKECIASVHKALNQGGVFCFNVVDKDKISNDLFVRHTTNQEQDDFTFRSGWYYSGEGDKQALKLSIEKTTAGETQVWNDEHPMVAFSFRELIEILKTYFEVHIFELDYDKLLPWDTHSGNALIACVKS; from the coding sequence ATGTCCGCCAACGCGCTCTATACCGACCTATCCGGTTACTATGATTTAATGTGTGTTGATATTGACTACAAAGCGCAGAGTCACTGCGTTCGTAGGCTACATCAGATTTTTGGAAATGAAGGAAAAACTCACCTAGATCTTGGGTGTGGTACTGGTCCACACGTTCGTCACTTTATCGATTATGGCTATCAAAGTAACGGGCTTGACCTGAACCAACCCATGCTAGACATTGCTCAAGTTCGCTGTCCTGAAGCTAACTTTTCTGTACAAAACATGAGTAATTTCGAAGTGTCAGAACCGTTCGACCTCATCACTTGTTTTTTGTATTCGATCCACTACAACGATGGTATCGAGAAGTTAAAAGAGTGCATCGCAAGCGTTCACAAAGCCTTAAATCAAGGTGGCGTGTTCTGCTTTAACGTGGTCGACAAAGATAAGATCAGTAATGATCTGTTTGTTCGTCATACTACCAATCAAGAACAGGACGATTTTACCTTCCGTTCAGGCTGGTATTACTCGGGTGAAGGCGACAAGCAGGCATTGAAGCTCAGCATCGAGAAAACTACGGCTGGTGAGACTCAGGTCTGGAATGACGAACACCCTATGGTGGCGTTCTCATTTAGAGAGTTGATTGAGATATTGAAAACCTACTTTGAGGTTCATATCTTTGAACTTGACTATGACAAGCTTTTACCTTGGGATACACATTCAGGTAATGCACTCATTGCGTGTGTGAAAAGCTAG